A window of Candidatus Desulfofervidus auxilii genomic DNA:
TATATGGTCATTAAATTCTTTAGCAGTATCCACCATCTTTTTTCCTTCCCCATGTGCTACCCAACGTAACCACACTCTATCACTATCTAATCCAAGCGTATCTAATATCTTTTTTATAATAGCAATCCTTCTTCTACCTCTATAATTACCAAAATTATAATGGCAATCTCCAGGATGACAGCCACTTACAACTACACCATCAGCCCCTTCTATTAAACACCTTAATATGTAAACAGGGTCTAATGCGCCAGTACACATTACCCTGAAAGGACGAACATTTTCAGGATATTTAAGTCGGTAAGCACCAGCTGTTTCAGAGCCTCCACTACCACACCATGCGCAAAGGAAATATACAAT
This region includes:
- a CDS encoding hydrogenase iron-sulfur subunit, giving the protein MDFTPKIVYFLCAWCGSGGSETAGAYRLKYPENVRPFRVMCTGALDPVYILRCLIEGADGVVVSGCHPGDCHYNFGNYRGRRRIAIIKKILDTLGLDSDRVWLRWVAHGEGKKMVDTAKEFNDHIIQKGINPFNNRWDT